One window of the Candidatus Microbacterium colombiense genome contains the following:
- the nirD gene encoding nitrite reductase small subunit NirD, with protein sequence MIGSTATASATRVRVCAVADLEVERGRAALFGDVQIALFLLADGQVHAVSNLDPYSGAHVISRGIVGTRGEAPTVASPLHKQVFDLRTGRCLDTQGKRDEALRVWPTTVLDGSVFLDLAAGEQP encoded by the coding sequence ATGATCGGCTCGACGGCCACGGCGAGCGCAACGCGTGTGCGGGTGTGCGCGGTCGCCGATCTCGAGGTGGAGCGCGGCCGGGCCGCCCTGTTCGGTGACGTGCAGATCGCGCTGTTCCTGCTCGCGGACGGACAGGTGCACGCCGTGTCGAACCTCGATCCGTACAGCGGCGCCCATGTCATCTCCCGTGGCATCGTCGGAACCCGCGGTGAGGCGCCCACGGTGGCCTCGCCGCTGCACAAGCAGGTGTTCGACCTCCGCACCGGGCGCTGCCTCGATACGCAGGGCAAGCGCGACGAAGCGTTGCGCGTGTGGCCGACGACGGTGCTCGACGGCTCGGTGTTCCTCGACCTGGCCGCGGGGGAGCAGCCGTGA
- a CDS encoding uroporphyrinogen-III synthase, protein MTGPGVLDAALAGCAIVVAADRRSVDLATALERRGASVHRAPALSIVANADDTELLARTARLISAPPDIVVVTTGVGFRGWMDAAHEHGLDQDLDRALRDAHFVARGPKAHGAIQQAGFTADWVAQSETSAEVGEYLLASGVAGKRIVVQHHGAGSDGLDDLLAAAGADVLSVTVYRWGPPPDPEVVRRSTLQAGAGEVDAVLFTSAPGAASWLAVAASAGALDGIRRRASTGRLLLAAVGPITAAPLREEQLQTVIADRGRLGSLARCVIAHFGGGRAPWVRTDLGRLEVRSGGALIDGRFVPLSRTSAGLLEALFAAEGRVLSRTDIARVLPGAERNGHAVEVAVARLRESLSGAELVQTVVKRGYRLAVAED, encoded by the coding sequence GTGACCGGTCCGGGAGTCCTCGACGCGGCACTCGCCGGCTGCGCGATCGTCGTCGCCGCCGATCGGAGATCCGTCGATCTCGCGACCGCGCTGGAGCGGCGCGGGGCGTCGGTGCATCGTGCACCCGCTCTCAGCATCGTCGCGAATGCGGACGACACCGAGCTGCTCGCGCGCACCGCACGATTGATCTCCGCTCCGCCCGACATCGTGGTCGTGACCACCGGGGTCGGCTTCCGCGGGTGGATGGATGCCGCGCACGAGCATGGGCTCGACCAGGATCTCGACCGGGCGTTGCGCGATGCGCATTTCGTCGCCCGGGGGCCCAAGGCGCACGGTGCCATCCAGCAGGCCGGGTTCACGGCGGACTGGGTGGCGCAGTCCGAGACCTCGGCCGAGGTCGGCGAATATCTCCTGGCGTCCGGAGTCGCGGGCAAGCGCATCGTGGTGCAGCATCACGGAGCCGGCTCCGACGGGCTGGACGACTTGCTCGCCGCTGCCGGCGCTGACGTGCTGAGCGTCACCGTGTACCGCTGGGGGCCGCCCCCGGATCCCGAGGTCGTGCGGCGTTCGACGCTCCAGGCCGGAGCGGGTGAGGTCGACGCCGTGCTGTTCACCTCGGCCCCCGGCGCGGCATCGTGGCTGGCCGTCGCGGCATCGGCGGGAGCGCTCGACGGGATCCGCCGCCGAGCGTCCACGGGTCGCCTCCTTCTCGCGGCCGTCGGGCCCATCACCGCGGCTCCGCTCCGTGAGGAGCAGCTGCAGACGGTCATCGCCGACCGTGGCCGGCTCGGCTCTCTGGCGCGCTGCGTGATCGCTCACTTCGGCGGGGGACGGGCACCGTGGGTGCGCACAGACCTCGGCAGGCTCGAGGTGCGAAGCGGCGGCGCACTGATCGACGGACGTTTCGTGCCGCTCTCTCGCACCTCCGCCGGCCTTCTGGAAGCGCTGTTCGCCGCTGAGGGACGCGTGCTCTCGCGCACCGACATCGCCCGGGTCCTGCCGGGTGCCGAGCGTAACGGCCATGCGGTGGAGGTCGCGGTCGCCCGTTTGCGCGAATCACTCTCCGGTGCCGAGCTCGTGCAGACCGTGGTGAAGCGGGGCTACCGGCTCGCGGTCGCGGAGGACTGA
- a CDS encoding formate/nitrite transporter family protein: protein MSYVKPAELVTRMVDAGAYKIQMSTRDTLIRSIMGAALLTIAAAFAVTVSTNTGQPLLGALLFPVGFVILYLLGYDLLTGVFTLAPLAVLDKRPGATVRGVLRNWCLVFLGNFGGAFLVAVLMAIYFTYGFTTEPSAVGHAIGEIGHGRTVGYAEHGAGGMLTLFIRGVLCNWMVSTGVVLAMISDNVVGKIVAMWLPIMLFFYMGFEHSIVNMFLFPSGLLLGADFTIMDYLVWNEIPTVIGNLVGGLLFVALPLYITYGRTATRKVRARRTKGTAAAGASRSASTISPATPVAVAADRAAEPVNVG, encoded by the coding sequence GTGTCCTACGTCAAGCCCGCCGAGCTCGTGACCCGCATGGTCGATGCCGGTGCCTACAAGATCCAGATGTCGACGCGCGACACCCTGATCCGCTCCATCATGGGCGCTGCACTGCTGACGATCGCCGCCGCATTCGCCGTCACCGTGTCGACCAACACCGGTCAGCCGCTTCTCGGGGCGCTGCTCTTCCCCGTCGGGTTCGTCATCCTCTACCTGCTCGGGTACGACCTGCTGACCGGCGTGTTCACCCTCGCTCCGCTCGCCGTGCTCGACAAGCGACCCGGCGCCACCGTGCGCGGGGTGCTGCGCAACTGGTGCCTGGTGTTCCTGGGCAACTTCGGCGGTGCCTTCCTGGTCGCCGTGCTGATGGCGATCTACTTCACCTACGGATTCACCACCGAGCCCAGCGCGGTCGGGCACGCGATCGGAGAGATCGGCCATGGCCGCACCGTCGGCTACGCGGAGCATGGCGCCGGCGGGATGCTCACCCTGTTCATCCGCGGCGTGCTCTGCAACTGGATGGTGTCCACCGGCGTTGTGCTCGCGATGATCTCCGACAACGTCGTGGGCAAGATCGTCGCGATGTGGCTGCCGATCATGCTCTTCTTCTACATGGGCTTCGAGCACTCGATCGTGAACATGTTCCTGTTCCCGTCGGGGCTGCTGCTGGGTGCCGACTTCACGATCATGGACTACCTGGTCTGGAACGAGATCCCCACGGTCATCGGCAACCTCGTCGGCGGTCTGTTGTTCGTGGCGCTGCCGCTGTACATCACCTACGGCAGGACGGCCACCCGCAAGGTGCGCGCACGGCGCACCAAGGGCACCGCGGCTGCGGGAGCCAGCCGCTCCGCGTCCACGATCTCACCCGCGACGCCGGTCGCCGTCGCGGCGGATCGGGCAGCGGAGCCGGTGAACGTCGGATGA
- the nirB gene encoding nitrite reductase large subunit NirB — translation MHADIPQEILIVGAGMVAHRLVESLLSRAGSDLRVTVIGDEDRHPYDRVGLTGFFSGATPEDLTLDRSVFDDDRVQLVPNDRVLRIDRAARTVTTRSRRTFDYDTLVLATGSYAARVAVDGADLPGCFVYRTLDDVEALRGFVQERSEMLGRQLRGAVIGGGLLGLEAAGALQDLNVDTTVVQYSDRLMSAQLDAAGGGMLRRLLEARGITVRTDSRTTRLDPDESGAVTALEFQDGSFERADVVVFTVGVRPRDELARNASLEVHPRGGVIIDERCVTSDSDILAIGEVANYEDRCVGLVAPGYAMAEVVATRILGGDASFPGYDESAKLKLSGVDVASFGDAMARTPHALDVVYADPVAGVYKKLVLSDDAQVLLGVILVGDASAYGALRPLVGTRLGADPAAYLLPAGGNEAPGGDLPDEAVVCSCSNVTAGRIRSAVHDDGCRDAGAVKACTKAGATCGSCVLMVKKIVSTELTALGETVSQALCEHFEMSRRQLFDAIRVAELSTFSSIIERFGIGRGCDVCKPAIASILSVLVGDHVLDGENAALQDTNDHVMANMQKDGTYSVVPRMPGGEVTPDGLLAIGQVAKDFALYTKITGGQRIDMFGARLEQLPQIWARLVDAGFESGHAYGKSLRTVKSCVGSTWCRFGVLDAVGMAVTLELRYRGLRAPHKLKLGVSGCARECAEARSKDVGVIATENGWNMYVGGNGGFTPRHAELFASGLDDAGLIRAIDRFFMYYIRTADRLQRTAPWCAEIEGGLDGLRAVIFDDTLGICDDLDEAMRTHVERYEDEWAATLRDPEKLRRFESFVNAVDTPDPSLAFVAERGQIRPATPQERGSGSVLIAGTALEVRR, via the coding sequence ATGCACGCTGACATCCCCCAGGAGATCCTGATCGTCGGAGCAGGAATGGTGGCGCATCGCCTGGTGGAGAGCCTGCTGAGCCGTGCGGGCTCAGACCTCCGGGTCACGGTGATCGGCGACGAGGACCGTCATCCGTACGATCGCGTGGGGCTGACCGGGTTCTTCTCGGGGGCCACGCCCGAAGACCTCACGTTGGACCGCTCGGTCTTCGACGATGACCGGGTGCAGCTGGTGCCGAACGACCGCGTGCTCCGCATCGATCGTGCCGCGCGCACCGTGACGACCCGCTCCCGGCGCACGTTCGACTACGACACCCTGGTGCTCGCCACCGGCTCGTACGCGGCGCGCGTGGCGGTCGACGGTGCCGATCTGCCGGGGTGCTTCGTCTACCGCACTCTCGACGATGTCGAAGCGCTCCGAGGCTTCGTGCAGGAGCGGTCGGAGATGCTCGGGCGACAGCTGCGCGGAGCGGTGATCGGTGGTGGTCTGCTCGGGCTCGAAGCAGCCGGCGCCCTGCAGGATCTGAACGTCGACACGACGGTCGTGCAGTACTCCGATCGGCTGATGTCCGCTCAGCTCGATGCTGCCGGCGGCGGCATGCTGAGGCGGCTTCTCGAAGCGCGTGGGATCACGGTGCGCACCGATTCGCGCACCACCCGTCTCGATCCGGACGAGTCGGGTGCCGTCACGGCGCTCGAGTTCCAGGACGGGTCCTTCGAGCGGGCGGACGTGGTCGTCTTCACGGTGGGTGTCCGCCCCCGGGACGAGCTGGCGCGCAATGCAAGCCTCGAGGTGCACCCCCGCGGCGGCGTGATCATCGACGAGCGCTGTGTCACGTCCGACTCCGACATCCTGGCGATCGGAGAGGTGGCCAACTACGAGGACCGCTGCGTCGGACTGGTCGCTCCCGGCTACGCCATGGCGGAGGTGGTGGCCACCCGCATTCTCGGCGGCGACGCCAGCTTCCCGGGCTATGACGAATCGGCCAAGCTCAAGCTGTCCGGGGTCGACGTCGCGAGCTTCGGCGATGCGATGGCCCGCACCCCGCACGCGCTGGATGTGGTCTACGCCGATCCGGTCGCCGGCGTCTACAAGAAGCTGGTGCTCTCTGACGACGCCCAGGTGCTCCTGGGCGTCATCCTGGTCGGCGATGCCTCCGCCTACGGCGCTTTGCGCCCGCTCGTCGGCACCCGACTCGGTGCGGATCCTGCGGCATACCTGCTTCCCGCGGGCGGCAACGAGGCGCCGGGAGGCGATCTTCCGGATGAGGCGGTCGTGTGCTCCTGCTCGAACGTCACGGCCGGTCGTATCCGCAGCGCCGTGCACGATGACGGATGCCGCGATGCCGGCGCCGTGAAGGCCTGCACGAAGGCGGGCGCGACCTGCGGGTCCTGCGTGCTGATGGTCAAGAAGATCGTCTCCACCGAGCTCACCGCGCTCGGCGAGACGGTGTCGCAGGCGCTGTGCGAACACTTCGAGATGTCGCGCCGTCAGCTCTTCGATGCGATCCGCGTCGCGGAGCTCTCGACCTTCAGCTCGATCATCGAGAGGTTCGGCATCGGCCGTGGATGCGACGTCTGCAAACCGGCGATCGCGAGCATCCTCTCCGTGCTGGTCGGTGATCACGTTCTCGACGGCGAGAACGCGGCACTGCAGGACACGAACGATCACGTGATGGCCAACATGCAGAAGGACGGCACGTACTCGGTCGTGCCCCGCATGCCCGGTGGCGAGGTGACTCCCGACGGCCTGCTCGCGATCGGTCAGGTGGCCAAGGACTTCGCGCTCTACACGAAGATCACGGGCGGACAGCGGATCGACATGTTCGGCGCCCGCCTCGAACAGCTGCCGCAGATCTGGGCGCGGCTGGTCGACGCGGGTTTCGAGTCGGGGCATGCGTACGGCAAGTCGTTGCGCACGGTGAAGTCGTGCGTGGGCTCCACATGGTGCCGGTTCGGTGTGCTGGACGCCGTCGGCATGGCCGTCACGCTGGAGCTGCGGTATCGGGGACTCCGGGCACCGCACAAGCTCAAGCTGGGCGTCTCGGGATGCGCCAGGGAGTGCGCGGAGGCGCGGTCGAAAGATGTCGGGGTCATCGCCACCGAGAACGGATGGAACATGTACGTCGGCGGGAACGGCGGCTTCACTCCGCGGCACGCCGAGCTCTTCGCCTCCGGGCTGGATGACGCCGGGCTGATCCGCGCGATCGACCGCTTCTTCATGTACTACATCCGCACGGCCGACCGACTGCAGCGCACGGCGCCGTGGTGTGCCGAGATCGAGGGCGGCCTGGACGGGCTCCGCGCGGTGATCTTCGACGACACTCTGGGGATCTGCGACGACCTCGATGAGGCCATGCGCACGCACGTCGAGCGATACGAGGACGAGTGGGCGGCGACGCTGCGCGATCCCGAGAAGCTCCGCAGATTCGAGTCGTTCGTCAATGCCGTGGACACGCCCGATCCTTCGCTCGCCTTCGTGGCGGAGCGCGGGCAGATCAGGCCGGCGACGCCGCAGGAGCGCGGCAGCGGCTCCGTGCTCATCGCCGGGACAGCTCTGGAGGTGCGTCGATGA
- a CDS encoding DUF349 domain-containing protein, giving the protein MSATDPSKPTPPVPAPPAVPMPRKVPNPAAVAPAVPSAPVNADAAKWGRVADDGTVEVKEGDDWRVVGQYPDGTPEEALAYFVRKFDDIAFKVHALEQRHQAGGATASDLAKQAGHVLVEATDAAAVGDLAGLRDRLNTLTSSLSEATAQEAQQAKELVDQAIAERTVLVERAEAIAARDLSKVQWKQVTAELGELFDAWQAQQQSGPRLSKGISQQLWKRFRDARAIVDKQRRAFYSELDDTHKAARDAKTRLVERAEALAPRGIDGIPAYRTLLDEWKAAGRAGRKADDALWARFKAAGDALYAARAEQSAAEEADSAPKIEARQALLEEAKAVADESNIKRARALLTGIQRQWDELGRVFPREKERALDDRLRVVEQALKAREEVDWKKNNPETKARANDMSTQLLEAIEKLESELAAAEKSGDKKAVKAAADALEARRAWLNALGG; this is encoded by the coding sequence GTGTCTGCCACCGATCCCTCGAAGCCGACTCCGCCTGTTCCCGCACCCCCGGCTGTTCCCATGCCGCGCAAGGTGCCGAACCCCGCGGCCGTCGCACCCGCTGTGCCCTCCGCCCCCGTGAATGCCGACGCGGCGAAATGGGGCCGGGTCGCCGATGACGGCACCGTCGAGGTCAAGGAAGGCGACGACTGGCGCGTCGTCGGCCAGTACCCGGACGGCACGCCCGAGGAGGCGCTCGCCTACTTCGTGCGCAAGTTCGATGACATCGCCTTCAAGGTGCACGCGCTCGAGCAGCGCCACCAGGCCGGTGGAGCGACCGCCAGCGATCTCGCCAAGCAGGCCGGCCACGTGCTGGTCGAGGCCACGGATGCCGCCGCAGTCGGCGACCTCGCCGGGCTGCGCGACCGTCTGAACACCCTCACCTCGTCACTCTCCGAGGCCACGGCACAGGAAGCGCAGCAGGCCAAGGAGCTGGTCGATCAGGCGATCGCCGAGCGCACCGTGCTCGTCGAGCGTGCGGAGGCCATCGCGGCCCGTGATCTCAGCAAGGTGCAGTGGAAGCAGGTCACCGCAGAACTCGGTGAGCTGTTCGACGCCTGGCAGGCCCAGCAGCAGAGCGGACCTCGCCTGTCGAAGGGGATCTCGCAGCAGCTGTGGAAGCGTTTCCGCGACGCGCGCGCGATCGTCGACAAGCAGCGTCGTGCGTTCTACTCGGAACTCGACGACACCCACAAGGCAGCTCGCGACGCGAAGACCCGTCTCGTCGAGCGCGCGGAGGCTCTCGCCCCGCGCGGCATCGACGGCATCCCCGCCTACCGCACGCTGCTCGACGAGTGGAAGGCGGCCGGCCGCGCCGGGCGCAAGGCGGATGACGCTCTCTGGGCCCGCTTCAAGGCAGCCGGCGATGCGCTCTACGCTGCACGCGCGGAGCAGTCCGCCGCGGAGGAGGCCGATTCGGCTCCGAAGATCGAGGCCCGCCAGGCGCTTCTCGAAGAGGCCAAGGCTGTCGCCGACGAGTCCAACATCAAGCGTGCTCGTGCGCTGCTCACCGGCATCCAGCGCCAGTGGGACGAGCTCGGTCGCGTGTTCCCCCGCGAGAAGGAGCGGGCGCTCGATGACCGCCTCCGCGTCGTGGAGCAGGCTCTGAAGGCGCGCGAAGAAGTCGACTGGAAGAAGAACAATCCCGAGACGAAGGCGCGCGCGAACGACATGAGCACGCAGCTCCTCGAGGCCATCGAGAAGCTCGAGTCGGAGTTGGCTGCGGCCGAGAAGTCGGGCGACAAGAAGGCCGTCAAGGCTGCGGCGGATGCTCTCGAGGCACGCCGCGCCTGGCTGAACGCCCTCGGCGGCTGA
- the rpsD gene encoding 30S ribosomal protein S4: protein MTTKSQDRRKVRLSRALGIPLTPKAARYLEKRPYAPGEHGRTKRKADSDYAVRLREKQRLREQYGIREKQMRNTFNEARRNDGLTGENLVELLEMRLDALVVRSGFARTTAQARQLVVHRHILVDGQLVDRPSFRVKPGQLIHVKPKSEGTEPFQVAAAGGHAEVLPPVPGYLEVELDKLQARLVRRPKRAEVPVTCEVQLVVEYYAAR from the coding sequence GTGACCACGAAGTCCCAGGACCGCCGCAAGGTGCGTCTGAGCCGTGCCCTCGGCATCCCGCTCACCCCGAAGGCCGCCCGCTACCTCGAGAAGCGTCCCTACGCTCCGGGTGAGCACGGCCGCACGAAGCGCAAGGCTGACAGCGACTACGCCGTCCGTCTGCGTGAGAAGCAGCGTCTGCGCGAGCAGTACGGCATCCGCGAGAAGCAGATGCGCAACACCTTCAACGAGGCACGTCGCAACGATGGCCTGACCGGTGAGAACCTGGTCGAGCTGCTCGAGATGCGTCTCGACGCGCTCGTCGTGCGTTCGGGCTTCGCCCGCACCACCGCGCAGGCTCGCCAGCTCGTCGTGCACCGTCACATCCTCGTCGACGGCCAGCTCGTCGACCGCCCGTCGTTCCGCGTGAAGCCGGGTCAGCTCATCCACGTCAAGCCCAAGAGCGAGGGCACCGAGCCCTTCCAGGTGGCAGCAGCCGGCGGTCACGCCGAGGTTCTGCCCCCCGTTCCGGGTTACCTCGAGGTCGAGCTCGACAAGCTCCAGGCTCGCCTGGTTCGTCGTCCGAAGCGCGCCGAGGTCCCCGTGACCTGCGAAGTGCAGCTCGTCGTCGAGTACTACGCGGCTCGCTGA
- the cobA gene encoding uroporphyrinogen-III C-methyltransferase codes for MISARGLLGHWWSAPAGQRPETGAGIGRVDLIGGGPGPADLMTMRAHRLLAQADVVVVDRLGPAEELRAGLAPHVLVIDVGKSPGHHPVPQTEINALLVSHARAGKRVVRLKGGDPFVFGRGGEEVIACEAAGVPVTVTPGVSSAIAVPQAAGIPVTHRGMATALHVVNGHSPLSASALASLVDPEVTTIVLMGVTMLPRIVAAGLAFGARADLPAAVIENGHSAQQRTIRSTLGRLAVDAAAARVTNPAVIVIGEVARDGLLLPAPEQFAASLA; via the coding sequence GTGATCAGCGCTCGGGGCCTCCTCGGCCACTGGTGGAGTGCTCCGGCGGGTCAGCGTCCGGAGACGGGCGCGGGAATCGGTCGCGTCGACCTGATCGGTGGCGGTCCCGGGCCTGCAGACCTCATGACCATGCGGGCGCACCGGCTGCTCGCACAGGCGGACGTGGTCGTCGTCGACCGGCTGGGACCCGCGGAGGAGCTCCGAGCCGGTCTCGCGCCGCACGTGCTCGTCATCGACGTCGGCAAGAGTCCGGGGCATCACCCCGTACCGCAGACTGAGATCAACGCGCTGCTGGTGTCACATGCCAGGGCGGGCAAACGGGTCGTCCGTCTGAAGGGTGGGGATCCGTTCGTCTTCGGTCGCGGCGGAGAAGAGGTGATCGCCTGCGAGGCCGCCGGCGTACCCGTGACGGTGACGCCCGGGGTGAGCAGCGCGATCGCCGTGCCCCAGGCCGCCGGCATCCCGGTGACGCATCGCGGCATGGCGACGGCGCTGCACGTCGTCAACGGGCACAGCCCGCTCTCGGCCAGCGCCCTGGCATCTCTCGTGGATCCCGAGGTCACCACGATCGTGTTGATGGGCGTCACGATGCTCCCGCGCATCGTCGCGGCCGGGCTCGCGTTCGGAGCACGCGCGGACCTGCCCGCGGCCGTCATCGAGAACGGGCACTCTGCTCAGCAGCGGACCATCCGCAGCACGCTCGGTCGCCTCGCCGTCGACGCGGCAGCGGCGCGCGTGACGAATCCGGCGGTGATCGTGATCGGCGAGGTGGCGCGTGACGGGCTGTTGCTCCCGGCCCCCGAGCAGTTCGCCGCGAGCCTCGCGTGA
- a CDS encoding bifunctional (p)ppGpp synthetase/guanosine-3',5'-bis(diphosphate) 3'-pyrophosphohydrolase codes for MADTQSSSQGSSLRRLVPRIFSRASRVNDLDNLIRTVRANHPKGDFSVIERAYAVAKEKHTGQQRQSGEPYITHPLAVAQILAELGLGPRAIAAALLHDTVEDTGYALTDLTAEFGDEVAMLVDGVTKLDKVKYGESAQAETVRKMIVAMSKDIRVLLIKLADRLHNARTWGFVPPEKAAKKAKETLEIYAPLANRLGIQAIKSELEDLSFAVLHPKIYNEIHSLIAQRTPQREKYLNQVVEEIDEDLRDLRIRGKVVGRPKQLYSVYQKMVIRGREFDDIYDLIGIRVMVASVRDCYAVLGAIHARWTPLPGRFKDYIATPKFNLYQSLHTTVIGPAGRTVEIQIRTHEMHQQAEYGVAAHWMYKERMNGGGKTEVRAADNDMAWLAHISDWQAETADPGEFLDSLRFEIGAKEVYVFTPKGRVVGLPASATPVDFAYAVHTEIGHRTMGAKVNGRLVPLESELKSGDVVEVFTSKNPDAGPSQDWLGFVASTRARNKIRGWFTKERREEAIEQGKEAIARAMRRQNLPLQRLMSQDSFAEVAHQLHYEDVSALYAAVGEGHVSTQSVLEKVTALVAANDPTTGAIDLPGSVPTREPRAGDSGVLVRGASDILVKVAKCCTPVPGDEIVGFVTRGSGVSVHRADCVNVKALGGEKERFVEVSWAPTTKSVFRVQIQVEALDRSGLLSDVTRVLSEHHVNILSATVNTNDERLALSRFVFEMGDAVHLDRVLNAVRRIDAVYDVYRVTSS; via the coding sequence ATGGCGGATACGCAGTCGTCTTCGCAGGGGTCCAGCCTGCGACGTCTGGTTCCCCGCATCTTCTCGCGCGCGTCGAGGGTCAACGACCTCGACAATCTGATCCGAACGGTCCGCGCCAACCACCCCAAGGGTGACTTCTCCGTCATCGAGCGCGCGTACGCGGTCGCCAAGGAGAAGCACACCGGGCAGCAGCGCCAGAGCGGCGAGCCGTACATCACGCACCCGCTCGCGGTGGCCCAGATCCTGGCCGAGCTCGGTCTCGGACCGCGGGCGATCGCCGCGGCGCTCCTGCACGACACCGTCGAGGACACCGGGTACGCCCTCACCGATCTGACGGCGGAGTTCGGCGACGAGGTCGCGATGCTCGTCGACGGGGTCACGAAGCTCGACAAGGTCAAGTACGGCGAGAGCGCCCAGGCCGAGACCGTCCGCAAGATGATCGTGGCGATGTCGAAGGACATCCGCGTGCTGCTGATCAAGCTGGCCGACCGTCTGCACAACGCCCGCACGTGGGGGTTCGTGCCTCCGGAGAAGGCGGCGAAGAAGGCCAAGGAGACGCTGGAGATCTACGCGCCGCTGGCCAACCGCCTCGGTATCCAGGCCATCAAATCCGAGCTCGAGGATCTGTCCTTCGCCGTCCTGCACCCCAAGATCTACAACGAGATCCACAGCCTGATCGCGCAGCGCACTCCACAGCGTGAGAAGTACCTGAACCAGGTGGTCGAGGAGATCGACGAGGATCTGCGCGATCTGCGCATCCGCGGCAAGGTGGTCGGCCGACCCAAGCAGCTGTACTCCGTGTATCAGAAGATGGTCATCCGCGGGCGCGAGTTCGACGACATCTACGACCTCATCGGCATCCGGGTGATGGTCGCATCGGTCCGCGACTGCTATGCCGTTCTCGGGGCCATCCACGCACGTTGGACGCCGCTTCCCGGGCGGTTCAAGGACTACATCGCCACGCCGAAGTTCAACCTGTACCAGTCGCTCCACACGACCGTCATCGGTCCGGCCGGGCGCACGGTCGAGATCCAGATCCGCACGCACGAGATGCACCAGCAGGCCGAATACGGTGTCGCGGCGCACTGGATGTACAAGGAGCGGATGAACGGCGGCGGCAAGACCGAGGTGCGCGCCGCCGACAACGACATGGCGTGGCTCGCCCACATCTCCGACTGGCAGGCGGAGACCGCGGATCCCGGTGAGTTCCTCGACTCGCTCCGATTCGAGATCGGTGCGAAGGAGGTCTACGTCTTCACGCCCAAGGGCCGCGTCGTCGGACTCCCCGCGAGCGCGACGCCGGTCGACTTCGCCTACGCCGTGCACACCGAGATCGGGCATCGCACGATGGGTGCCAAGGTCAACGGGCGGCTGGTGCCGCTGGAGTCGGAGCTCAAGAGCGGCGACGTCGTCGAGGTCTTCACCTCGAAGAACCCGGATGCCGGTCCCAGCCAGGACTGGCTCGGATTCGTCGCGAGCACGCGCGCACGCAACAAGATCCGCGGATGGTTCACGAAGGAGCGCCGCGAAGAGGCGATCGAGCAGGGCAAGGAGGCGATCGCTCGTGCGATGCGTCGCCAGAATCTGCCCCTCCAGCGCTTGATGAGCCAGGACTCCTTCGCCGAAGTCGCTCACCAACTCCACTACGAAGACGTCTCCGCGCTGTACGCCGCGGTAGGCGAAGGGCATGTCTCCACGCAGTCCGTGCTGGAGAAGGTCACGGCTCTGGTCGCCGCGAACGATCCGACGACGGGTGCGATCGATCTGCCCGGCAGCGTGCCCACTCGCGAACCGCGCGCCGGCGATTCCGGAGTGCTCGTGCGCGGCGCATCGGACATCCTGGTCAAGGTGGCCAAGTGCTGCACCCCTGTGCCGGGCGATGAGATCGTCGGGTTCGTCACGCGGGGGAGCGGCGTCTCGGTGCACCGTGCGGACTGCGTGAACGTGAAGGCGCTCGGCGGCGAGAAGGAACGGTTCGTCGAGGTGTCGTGGGCGCCGACGACCAAGAGCGTCTTCCGCGTGCAGATCCAGGTCGAGGCACTCGACCGTTCGGGCCTGCTCTCCGACGTGACGCGGGTGCTCAGCGAGCATCACGTCAACATCCTCTCGGCGACGGTCAACACCAACGATGAGCGACTGGCCCTCAGCCGGTTCGTCTTCGAGATGGGCGATGCGGTGCACCTCGATCGGGTGCTCAATGCCGTGCGCCGTATCGATGCGGTCTACGACGTGTACCGCGTCACCTCCTCCTGA